Proteins encoded in a region of the Salipiger sp. CCB-MM3 genome:
- a CDS encoding FUSC family protein, which translates to MTAALQTLGFNKDRLTFSLRTAFAACLALIIAWLLGLEHPQWAGMTVWAASQPVRGQLLEKGLFRFAGTVVGTIAGIGLIFAMLVHPALLVIGLALWVGLCTGLANLARGFVAYGTVLAGYTAAMVSLLDVGHPENVLALGADRMATVLVGVVAALLVGWLFAPAADGKALRGRIRALLADLCEQIAAPEQDGEAARGLISAMAGAEEALDPHAAGSLRSHRETRATRNLLSTALAVLLWRRGRDADAVPEAARLALTEAAAALRADDGATALKALERAAALPGLDENLRPLVNALARWRAPENRSAPAPESALPMVLHRDWIGAREAAIRATGALLLFGALWQITGFAAGAFLLLGMSIMISIFTTFENPIAMLPFVFLGQFMGAAMAIAIRWLVWPHADAEWQMVAMMLPFIVLGGVLGGHDRGMKVSFDYNMVMLLLLHPALPLTGSFGTSVMMGLAVVAAPLAALAAYRTIYPPTLRRKQSTLARMMLHDVAALAADPAAPQHRDVWRARLYHRMLRLFRLTERSARAQRDALDTGLALLDLGHAAMRAQEILAAPDTPATERRALCAALARLKRLEQTPARAEGALSRLARRAAGQDAEIFRHAARSAGLLGS; encoded by the coding sequence ATGACCGCCGCCCTTCAGACCCTTGGCTTCAACAAGGACCGGCTCACATTCTCCCTGCGTACTGCCTTTGCCGCCTGTCTCGCGCTGATCATCGCGTGGCTGCTGGGGCTGGAGCATCCGCAATGGGCCGGGATGACCGTCTGGGCCGCCTCGCAACCCGTCCGCGGGCAGTTGCTCGAGAAGGGCCTGTTTCGCTTTGCGGGCACCGTGGTGGGCACGATTGCCGGTATCGGGCTGATCTTTGCCATGCTGGTGCATCCGGCATTGCTGGTGATCGGCCTCGCGCTCTGGGTCGGCCTTTGCACCGGGCTTGCCAATCTTGCGCGCGGGTTCGTGGCCTATGGCACCGTGCTGGCGGGATACACGGCGGCGATGGTCTCGCTGCTCGACGTGGGACACCCGGAAAACGTTCTGGCACTTGGGGCCGACCGCATGGCGACGGTGCTTGTGGGCGTGGTGGCCGCATTGCTGGTGGGCTGGCTGTTCGCCCCCGCCGCAGACGGCAAGGCCTTGCGCGGCCGCATCCGGGCGTTGCTGGCCGATCTATGCGAGCAGATCGCCGCGCCGGAACAGGATGGAGAAGCGGCCCGTGGCCTGATCTCGGCCATGGCGGGCGCAGAAGAGGCGCTCGACCCGCACGCCGCAGGCTCGCTGCGCTCGCACCGCGAAACGCGGGCCACGCGCAACTTGCTCTCGACCGCGCTGGCAGTTCTGCTCTGGCGGCGTGGCCGCGACGCAGATGCGGTGCCCGAGGCCGCCCGCCTCGCGCTGACCGAGGCCGCTGCCGCCTTGCGCGCGGACGATGGCGCAACCGCGCTGAAGGCGCTGGAGCGCGCCGCCGCCCTGCCCGGTCTGGACGAGAATCTGCGCCCGCTCGTCAATGCATTGGCCCGCTGGCGCGCCCCCGAGAACCGCAGCGCGCCCGCGCCCGAAAGCGCCCTGCCCATGGTGCTGCACCGCGACTGGATCGGGGCCCGCGAGGCGGCGATCCGTGCCACCGGCGCGCTGCTGCTCTTTGGCGCGCTGTGGCAGATCACCGGCTTTGCCGCCGGGGCCTTCCTGCTGCTGGGCATGTCGATCATGATCTCGATCTTCACCACCTTCGAGAACCCCATCGCCATGCTGCCCTTCGTGTTTCTGGGCCAGTTCATGGGCGCCGCCATGGCTATCGCCATACGCTGGCTGGTCTGGCCGCATGCGGATGCCGAATGGCAGATGGTGGCGATGATGCTGCCGTTCATCGTGCTGGGCGGCGTCTTGGGCGGGCATGACCGCGGCATGAAGGTCAGCTTCGACTACAATATGGTGATGTTGCTTCTGCTGCATCCCGCCCTGCCGCTGACCGGCAGCTTCGGCACCTCGGTGATGATGGGGCTGGCGGTGGTCGCCGCGCCGCTCGCCGCACTGGCCGCCTATCGCACGATCTATCCACCAACGCTGCGCCGCAAGCAGTCGACGCTGGCGCGGATGATGCTGCACGATGTGGCCGCGCTGGCCGCAGACCCGGCAGCGCCGCAGCACAGGGACGTGTGGCGCGCGCGGCTCTATCACCGGATGCTGCGCCTCTTCCGGCTGACGGAACGCTCGGCGCGGGCGCAGCGCGATGCGCTGGACACGGGGCTGGCACTGCTTGATCTCGGCCATGCGGCGATGCGCGCGCAGGAAATCCTCGCTGCGCCCGACACACCGGCAACCGAGCGCCGTGCGCTCTGCGCCGCGCTGGCCCGGCTGAAACGTCTCGAGCAGACCCCGGCGCGTGCCGAAGGAGCGCTCAGCCGCCTTGCGCGCCGTGCAGCGGGACAGGACGCCGAGATCTTCCGCCACGCCGCGCGCAGCGCCGGGCTACTGGGCAGCTAG
- a CDS encoding MarR family winged helix-turn-helix transcriptional regulator has translation MTQYSAPRDRFGFAFVSLARRWHRVVDMRLAEAGLTDATWRPLIHLAEGGDGISQRELAARISLDTSTLVRLLDLLVERGFIERRVDPNDRRARRIHLTEDGRRELSRIRAMLLQAEHDLLSGIGEDELANMLGSFARITARAETMLTDKTDREETA, from the coding sequence ATGACACAGTATTCCGCCCCCCGCGACCGTTTCGGATTCGCCTTCGTCTCGCTGGCACGGCGCTGGCATCGCGTCGTCGACATGCGGCTGGCCGAAGCCGGGCTGACCGACGCCACATGGCGCCCGCTTATCCATCTTGCCGAAGGCGGCGACGGCATCAGCCAGCGCGAGCTTGCGGCGCGGATCAGCCTCGATACCTCCACCCTCGTGCGTCTGCTCGACCTGCTGGTGGAGCGGGGCTTTATCGAACGCCGCGTCGACCCGAACGACCGGCGCGCGCGGCGCATTCACCTCACCGAGGATGGCCGCCGCGAGCTGAGCAGGATCCGCGCCATGCTGCTGCAGGCCGAGCACGACCTGCTGTCCGGCATCGGCGAAGACGAACTCGCCAACATGCTCGGCAGCTTTGCCCGCATCACCGCCCGCGCCGAGACGATGCTGACCGACAAGACCGACCGCGAGGAAACCGCATGA
- a CDS encoding tetratricopeptide repeat protein → MSGKAIGTLRGTVMALALMAAGAASAESLSGDYLAARQASFAGDFKAAARYYGEAVKHDPENADLLERAALANIGLGDFNSAEALAERLTAQGHDSQVGHLAEVAVLAHEENYAELLSRVEEGRSAGPLVDGLIKAWAELGRGDVTAALSGFDEVAKERGLAGFAAYHKAMALASVGDFEGAEAIFAEPGSGGMQMTRRGLMARLEILSQIDRQEDAVSLIDDALGKQLDPGMADLRAKLEAGETLPFDVITSARDGIAEVFFTIASALANESAEDYTLLHVRVAEYLRPDHVGALLMAGDLLEQMGQYELAAATYRRVPRDDASFHVAELGRSDALRAEGKLDAAVEVLEQLADTHGNMPAVQSALGDLMRQLERYDEAIAAYDRALDTFDEPDPAQWFLYYARGICKERDGDWEAAEKDFRAALEFVPNQPQVLNYLGYSMVEHHVNLDEALEMIERAVDAEPQSGYIVDSLGWALYRLGRYDEAVGHMERAAELMAVDPVVNDHLGDVYWAVGRKVEARFQWQRALSFVGWEDASDDVDPERIRRKLEVGLDAVLADEGKPPLKVAHDVD, encoded by the coding sequence ATGTCGGGCAAGGCAATCGGGACACTTCGCGGCACGGTCATGGCACTGGCGCTGATGGCGGCGGGCGCGGCTTCGGCCGAAAGCCTGTCGGGCGATTACCTTGCGGCGCGGCAGGCCAGCTTTGCCGGAGATTTCAAGGCGGCGGCGCGCTACTACGGCGAGGCGGTCAAGCATGACCCCGAGAATGCCGATCTGCTCGAACGCGCGGCTTTGGCCAATATCGGTCTGGGCGACTTCAACAGTGCCGAGGCGCTGGCGGAGCGGCTGACCGCGCAGGGCCATGACAGTCAGGTCGGCCATCTGGCCGAAGTCGCGGTGCTGGCGCATGAGGAAAACTACGCCGAACTGCTGTCGCGCGTGGAAGAAGGCCGCTCGGCGGGGCCGCTGGTCGACGGGCTGATCAAGGCTTGGGCCGAACTGGGCCGCGGCGATGTGACCGCGGCGCTGTCTGGCTTTGACGAGGTCGCGAAAGAGCGTGGCCTCGCGGGCTTTGCCGCCTATCATAAGGCGATGGCGCTGGCGTCGGTCGGGGATTTCGAAGGCGCGGAGGCGATCTTTGCCGAACCCGGCTCGGGCGGCATGCAGATGACCCGGCGCGGGCTGATGGCGCGGCTCGAGATCCTGTCGCAGATCGACCGGCAGGAAGATGCGGTTTCGCTGATCGACGACGCGCTGGGCAAGCAACTCGATCCCGGCATGGCCGACCTGCGCGCCAAGCTCGAAGCGGGTGAGACGCTGCCGTTCGACGTGATCACCTCGGCGCGCGACGGCATCGCCGAAGTCTTCTTTACCATCGCCAGCGCCCTCGCGAACGAAAGCGCCGAGGATTACACGCTGCTGCACGTGCGCGTCGCCGAATATCTGCGCCCCGACCACGTGGGCGCGCTGCTGATGGCGGGCGATCTGCTGGAGCAGATGGGCCAGTACGAATTGGCTGCCGCAACCTACCGGCGCGTGCCGCGGGATGACGCCTCTTTCCATGTCGCCGAACTTGGCCGGTCCGACGCGCTGCGCGCCGAGGGCAAGCTGGATGCGGCGGTCGAAGTGCTGGAGCAACTGGCGGACACCCATGGCAATATGCCTGCGGTGCAATCGGCGCTGGGCGATCTGATGCGCCAGTTGGAGCGCTACGACGAGGCGATTGCCGCCTATGACCGCGCTCTCGACACATTCGACGAGCCCGATCCGGCGCAGTGGTTCCTTTATTACGCGCGCGGCATCTGCAAAGAGCGCGACGGCGACTGGGAAGCGGCGGAGAAGGATTTCCGCGCCGCGCTCGAGTTCGTGCCGAACCAGCCGCAGGTGCTGAACTACCTTGGTTATTCGATGGTCGAGCATCACGTGAACCTCGACGAGGCGCTGGAGATGATCGAGCGCGCGGTCGATGCCGAACCGCAGAGCGGCTATATCGTCGATAGCCTTGGCTGGGCGCTTTACCGGCTGGGCCGCTACGACGAGGCGGTCGGCCATATGGAGCGCGCCGCTGAACTGATGGCGGTGGATCCGGTGGTCAATGATCACTTGGGCGATGTCTACTGGGCCGTCGGTCGCAAGGTCGAGGCGCGGTTCCAGTGGCAGCGCGCACTGTCCTTTGTGGGCTGGGAAGATGCCTCGGACGATGTCGATCCCGAACGCATCCGCCGCAAGCTCGAGGTCGGTCTCGACGCGGTTCTTGCGGATGAGGGCAAGCCGCCGCTGAAGGTGGCGCATGACGTGGACTGA
- a CDS encoding 4-(cytidine 5'-diphospho)-2-C-methyl-D-erythritol kinase encodes MTWTDVFAPAKINLTLHITGQRDDGYHLLDSLVVFAPVGDALRVAPSEDLSLRVEGPEAAGIPANGDNLALRAAAMVGEGQGAEIVLEKVLPVASGIGGGSADAAAAARAVLAELGPLDETTMTRAEGALLALGADVPMCLASRPVRVRGIGEGLEPATLPPLPAVLVNPRVPVSTPQIFRSLTSRDNPPMPERLPEFAGAEGLIDWLRDMRNDMEPAARTLEPVIGTVLSELEALQGCRLARMSGSGATCFGLFASMAEAGAAAEALRAARPDWWIAEGLLGDQQARAMPRRG; translated from the coding sequence ATGACGTGGACTGACGTGTTCGCTCCGGCGAAGATCAATCTGACCCTGCACATCACCGGCCAGCGCGACGACGGGTATCACCTGCTCGACTCGCTGGTCGTCTTCGCGCCCGTGGGCGATGCGCTGCGCGTGGCGCCATCCGAGGATCTGAGCCTGCGCGTCGAAGGGCCGGAGGCAGCGGGCATCCCTGCCAACGGCGACAACCTTGCGCTGCGCGCCGCCGCCATGGTCGGCGAAGGGCAGGGGGCCGAGATCGTGCTGGAGAAGGTGCTGCCGGTGGCGTCAGGCATCGGTGGTGGATCGGCGGATGCCGCCGCTGCCGCCCGCGCCGTGCTGGCTGAATTGGGCCCGCTGGATGAGACCACAATGACCCGCGCCGAGGGGGCGCTGCTGGCGCTTGGGGCGGATGTGCCCATGTGCCTCGCCTCCCGCCCCGTTCGCGTCCGCGGCATCGGCGAGGGGCTGGAGCCGGCCACGCTGCCGCCGCTGCCCGCGGTTCTGGTGAACCCGCGCGTGCCGGTCTCGACACCGCAGATCTTCCGCAGTCTGACCTCGCGCGACAACCCGCCGATGCCCGAACGCCTGCCGGAGTTTGCCGGGGCGGAGGGGCTGATCGACTGGCTCAGGGACATGCGGAACGATATGGAGCCCGCGGCCCGCACTCTGGAGCCGGTGATCGGCACGGTGCTGTCAGAACTGGAGGCTTTGCAGGGCTGCCGGCTGGCGCGCATGTCGGGCTCGGGCGCGACGTGCTTTGGCCTGTTTGCGAGCATGGCCGAGGCGGGTGCCGCCGCAGAGGCGCTGCGCGCGGCGCGTCCGGATTGGTGGATCGCCGAAGGGCTTTTGGGAGATCAGCAGGCGCGGGCGATGCCGCGCCGGGGCTGA
- a CDS encoding polyprenyl synthetase family protein: MGLDTAKAKPHDRLASMLADEMGAVNVLIRERMASKHAPRIPEVTAHLVEAGGKRLRPMLTLAAANICNYDGPYHVHLAATVEFIHTATLLHDDVVDESAQRRGRPTANLLWDNKSSVLVGDYLFARSFQLMTEPGNLRVLEILSNAAATIAEGEVLQLTAAQDLRTSEDIYLQVVRGKTAALFSAATEVGGVIAGADEAEVKALFDYGDALGIAFQIADDLLDYMGDSSATGKNVGDDFRERKLTLPVIKAVAAADEEERAFWQRTIEKGKQEEGDLEHALELLNKHGALEATREDALGWSEKAKASMAQLPQSELRDVMIELADFVVARLY; this comes from the coding sequence ATGGGCTTGGATACGGCAAAAGCGAAACCGCATGATCGGCTGGCCTCGATGCTGGCGGACGAGATGGGCGCGGTGAACGTGCTGATCCGCGAGCGGATGGCATCGAAACACGCGCCGCGCATTCCCGAGGTGACCGCACATCTGGTCGAAGCGGGCGGCAAGCGCCTGCGCCCGATGCTGACGCTCGCCGCGGCGAATATCTGCAATTACGACGGCCCCTATCACGTGCATCTGGCCGCGACGGTGGAGTTCATCCATACCGCAACGCTGCTGCATGACGACGTGGTGGACGAAAGCGCGCAGCGCCGGGGCCGTCCGACGGCAAACCTGCTGTGGGACAACAAATCCTCGGTGCTGGTCGGCGACTATCTTTTCGCCCGCAGTTTCCAGCTGATGACCGAGCCGGGCAACCTGCGGGTGCTCGAGATCCTGTCGAACGCAGCGGCCACCATCGCCGAGGGCGAGGTGCTGCAGCTCACCGCAGCGCAGGACCTGCGCACCAGCGAGGACATCTACCTGCAGGTGGTGCGCGGCAAGACCGCAGCGCTCTTCTCGGCGGCGACCGAGGTGGGCGGCGTCATCGCCGGGGCTGATGAGGCAGAGGTGAAGGCGCTCTTCGATTATGGGGACGCGCTCGGCATCGCCTTCCAGATCGCCGACGACCTGCTCGACTACATGGGCGACAGCTCGGCCACCGGCAAAAACGTCGGCGACGACTTCCGCGAGCGCAAGCTGACGCTGCCGGTGATCAAGGCCGTCGCGGCAGCCGACGAAGAGGAGCGCGCCTTCTGGCAGCGCACCATCGAGAAGGGCAAGCAGGAAGAGGGCGACCTCGAGCACGCGCTAGAGCTGCTGAACAAGCATGGCGCGCTGGAAGCCACCCGCGAGGATGCGCTTGGCTGGTCGGAAAAGGCCAAGGCGTCGATGGCGCAGTTGCCACAGTCCGAACTGCGCGACGTGATGATCGAACTGGCGGATTTCGTGGTGGCGCGGCTCTACTGA
- a CDS encoding putative signal transducing protein, with translation MEELLRTTDITLIPLAKTLLDGQGIDSFELDVNMSVLEGSLGILPRRLMVRTGDLEAARRVLRENGVSFEAGA, from the coding sequence ATGGAAGAACTTCTGCGTACCACCGACATAACGCTGATCCCGCTGGCGAAGACCCTCCTTGATGGGCAGGGTATAGACAGCTTTGAGTTGGACGTAAATATGAGCGTCCTAGAGGGATCCCTGGGAATTTTGCCGCGCCGCCTGATGGTGCGAACCGGCGATCTGGAGGCCGCGCGGCGTGTGCTGCGCGAGAACGGCGTCTCCTTCGAGGCCGGTGCATGA
- a CDS encoding tRNA1(Val) (adenine(37)-N6)-methyltransferase translates to MRREPFAEEELRRDAFLGGMAKIWQPKHGFGYRAGVDPVLLAAAVEAQPGQEVLELGCGGAPALVCLGARVGGLSLAGAEIQPAYAALARRNIAENGLKGEVYETDLAAPPAALKARSFDHVLANPPYFEEGKRSAAPDAGRELALAGSLPLADWVTLAARRLKPRGTATFVQRVERLPELLAALAANLGSVEVLPLAPREGRAPRLILARGRKGGRAAFRLCPSVVLHAGACHLEDGDDYTNVIKAVLRDGKPISFSG, encoded by the coding sequence ATGAGGCGCGAGCCCTTCGCCGAGGAAGAGCTGCGTCGCGACGCATTCCTCGGCGGGATGGCGAAGATATGGCAGCCAAAACATGGGTTTGGCTATCGGGCTGGCGTTGACCCCGTGCTGCTGGCTGCGGCGGTCGAGGCGCAGCCGGGACAGGAGGTGCTGGAGCTTGGCTGCGGCGGCGCCCCGGCATTGGTCTGTCTTGGGGCGCGGGTGGGCGGGCTTTCGCTGGCCGGGGCCGAGATCCAGCCTGCCTATGCCGCGCTCGCGCGCCGTAACATTGCCGAGAACGGGCTAAAGGGAGAGGTCTATGAGACCGATCTGGCCGCGCCTCCGGCGGCGCTGAAGGCGCGCAGCTTCGATCACGTTCTCGCCAACCCGCCCTATTTCGAAGAGGGCAAGCGCAGTGCCGCGCCGGACGCCGGGCGCGAGCTTGCCTTGGCGGGGTCCCTGCCGCTGGCGGATTGGGTGACGCTGGCGGCGCGGCGTCTGAAACCGCGCGGCACCGCCACCTTCGTGCAGCGGGTCGAGCGGCTGCCAGAGCTTCTGGCGGCGCTGGCGGCGAATCTGGGCTCGGTCGAGGTGCTGCCTCTGGCCCCGCGCGAGGGGCGAGCGCCCCGGCTGATTCTCGCGCGTGGACGCAAAGGCGGGCGCGCGGCTTTCCGCCTTTGCCCCTCGGTCGTGCTTCACGCTGGCGCGTGTCACCTTGAAGATGGCGACGATTATACAAATGTCATCAAAGCAGTCTTGCGCGATGGAAAACCGATCAGCTTTTCCGGATGA
- a CDS encoding YdcH family protein: MSLTSHLQELKKKHQNLATTVEEMQRSPGTDDLHVAALKKQKLRIKEEINRLSVEAT, from the coding sequence ATGAGCTTAACTTCTCACCTGCAGGAACTGAAGAAGAAGCACCAAAACCTCGCCACCACCGTGGAAGAGATGCAGCGCAGTCCGGGCACGGACGACTTGCATGTCGCAGCCCTGAAGAAGCAAAAACTCCGTATCAAGGAAGAGATTAACCGGCTCTCGGTAGAGGCGACCTGA